Proteins found in one Pirellulales bacterium genomic segment:
- a CDS encoding PAS domain-containing protein, giving the protein MSAQRLKPLDPSRLFQATTLPVCLLDDESRLAYVNPAFEAWCGCPAEQLLGTPCQFHVPLEATRAQLVAASLAPPPDLGSHQTIARPIVRPTGSETSTSYRATFLRLGENVAEGSALLVVLHAVDAGETAENATNAEADLHAELLRFRARHQGRYRLDLTVGHSPAARRLRAQLDVATSSSAHAIILGSEGSGRRGLARAISMGRDGQQRGPLPVLDAPSATPDTWNAALSSFTRTTPADSATSRPTFLVSDIDRLPAELQGEFWRWLRGSGATARILATARQSLVETARAGQYHVELAHALSTIEIPLVALGERREDIPLLAQALLEELNGRATRQHTGFSPEALDLLSAYAWPGGYAELSELVARAHEQAEGAVVTSRDLDDRVRLGHVARRRETEPIVLDRFMTEIEKEVVSRALRMAKGNKARAARLLGLTRPRLYRRMEQLGLGDSAPSA; this is encoded by the coding sequence ATGTCTGCTCAGCGACTCAAACCGCTCGATCCCAGCCGGCTGTTCCAGGCCACTACGCTGCCGGTTTGTCTCCTCGATGACGAGTCAAGACTGGCCTACGTCAATCCCGCGTTCGAGGCCTGGTGCGGCTGTCCGGCCGAGCAACTCCTCGGCACCCCCTGCCAATTCCATGTCCCGCTCGAGGCCACCCGTGCCCAGCTCGTCGCGGCCTCGTTGGCGCCGCCTCCCGATCTCGGCAGCCATCAGACGATCGCACGCCCGATCGTGCGGCCCACGGGCTCCGAGACGAGCACGAGCTACCGGGCCACATTTCTACGCTTGGGTGAGAATGTCGCCGAGGGGAGCGCCTTGCTCGTCGTGCTGCACGCCGTCGATGCGGGAGAGACTGCCGAGAACGCTACGAATGCGGAAGCAGATCTACACGCCGAGCTCCTGCGCTTTCGCGCCCGCCACCAGGGCCGCTATCGGCTCGACCTGACCGTGGGCCATAGCCCCGCGGCGCGACGCTTGAGAGCTCAATTGGACGTGGCCACGTCCAGCTCGGCGCATGCGATTATCCTGGGAAGCGAGGGGAGCGGCCGTCGCGGTCTGGCGCGCGCGATTTCGATGGGACGCGACGGACAACAACGTGGTCCCTTGCCGGTGCTCGACGCTCCCTCTGCCACCCCAGACACCTGGAATGCGGCCCTCAGCAGCTTCACTCGGACGACACCGGCAGATTCGGCGACAAGTCGCCCCACCTTCCTTGTAAGCGACATCGATAGGTTGCCAGCGGAATTGCAGGGAGAGTTCTGGCGCTGGCTACGCGGCAGTGGGGCGACGGCGCGCATCCTGGCGACCGCGCGGCAATCGCTCGTCGAGACGGCACGTGCCGGACAGTATCACGTCGAGTTGGCGCACGCGCTTTCGACGATTGAGATCCCACTCGTCGCGCTCGGCGAGCGTCGCGAGGATATTCCCCTGCTGGCCCAGGCGCTGCTCGAAGAACTGAACGGCCGCGCCACGCGGCAACACACCGGTTTTAGTCCCGAGGCGCTCGATCTGCTATCGGCCTACGCCTGGCCGGGGGGCTACGCCGAGCTGAGCGAGCTCGTCGCACGTGCCCACGAGCAAGCGGAAGGCGCCGTCGTCACGTCGCGCGATCTCGACGACCGCGTGCGCTTGGGGCACGTGGCGCGCCGGCGCGAAACAGAACCGATCGTGCTCGACCGATTCATGACCGAGATCGAGAAGGAAGTCGTCTCGCGTGCCCTGCGCATGGCCAAGGGAAACAAAGCCCGGGCCGCCCGCTTGCTGGGGCTGACCCGTCCCCGGCTCTATCGCCGGATGGAGCAACTCGGGCTCGGCGATTCCGCGCCATCCGCGTAG